From Eptesicus fuscus isolate TK198812 chromosome 14, DD_ASM_mEF_20220401, whole genome shotgun sequence, one genomic window encodes:
- the TRA2A gene encoding transformer-2 protein homolog alpha isoform X1 yields MSDVEENNFEGRESRSQSKSPTGTPARVKSESRSGSRSPSRVSKHSESHSRSRSKSRSRSRRHSHRRYSRSRSHSHSHRRRSRSRSYTPEYRRRRSRSHSPMSNRRRHTGSRANPDPNTCLGVFGLSLYTTERDLREVFSRYGPLSGVNVVYDQRTGRSRGFAFVYFERIDDSKEAMERANGMELDGRRIRVDYSITKRAHTPTPGIYMGRPTHSGGGGGGGGGGGGGGGRRRDSYYERGYERGYDRYEDYEYRYRRRSPSPYYSRYRSRSRSRSYSPRRY; encoded by the exons ATGAGTGATGTAGAGGAGAACAACTTCGAGGGCAGA GAGTCTCGCTCTCAGTCAAAATCTCCAACGGGAACTCCTGCTCGTGTAAAATCGGAGAGCAGGTCAGGATCTCGTAGTCCATCAAGGGTTTCCAAACATTCTGAATCCCATTCTCGATCAAGATCAAAATCCAG GTCGAGGTCAAGGAGGCATTCTCATAGACGTTACAGCCGATCCAGATCCCATTCTCACTCTCATAGGAGACGATCTCGAAGTAGGTCATATACACCAGAATACCGGCGTCGAAGGAGCCGAAGTCATTCTCCAATGTCTAACCGGAGAAGACATACAGGCAGCAGG GCAAATCCAGATCCCAACACTTGTCTTGGAGTGTTTGGCCTCAGTTTGTATACAACAGAGAGAGATCTTCGTGAAGTATTTTCTCGATATGGACCATTGAGTGGTGTCAATGTGGTTTATGATCAGCGAACTGGACGATCACGAGGATTTGCTTTTGTCTATTTTGAAAGAATAGATGACTCAAAGGag GCTATGGAAAGGGCAAATGGAATGGAGCTGGATGGCAGAAGAATTCGTGTGGACTATTCTATCACCAAGAGAGCACACACCCCTACACCAGGCATCTACATGGGCAGACCAACTCA tagtggtggtggtggaggcggAGGCGGTGGTGGAGGCGGAGGAGGCGGCAGACGTCGAGATTCTTACTATGAAAGAGGATATGAGCGTGGTTATGACAGATATGAAGACTACGAGTACCGATACAG AAGAAGATCACCTTCTCCTTACTATAGCCGATACAGATCACGATCAAGATCTCGTTCCTACAGCCCAA gaCGCTATTGA
- the TRA2A gene encoding transformer-2 protein homolog alpha isoform X2, translating to MSDVEENNFEGRESRSQSKSPTGTPARVKSESRSGSRSPSRVSKHSESHSRSRSKSRSRSRRHSHRRYSRSRSHSHSHRRRSRSRSYTPEYRRRRSRSHSPMSNRRRHTGSRANPDPNTCLGVFGLSLYTTERDLREVFSRYGPLSGVNVVYDQRTGRSRGFAFVYFERIDDSKEAMERANGMELDGRRIRVDYSITKRAHTPTPGIYMGRPTHGGGGGGGGGGGGGGGRRRDSYYERGYERGYDRYEDYEYRYRRRSPSPYYSRYRSRSRSRSYSPRRY from the exons ATGAGTGATGTAGAGGAGAACAACTTCGAGGGCAGA GAGTCTCGCTCTCAGTCAAAATCTCCAACGGGAACTCCTGCTCGTGTAAAATCGGAGAGCAGGTCAGGATCTCGTAGTCCATCAAGGGTTTCCAAACATTCTGAATCCCATTCTCGATCAAGATCAAAATCCAG GTCGAGGTCAAGGAGGCATTCTCATAGACGTTACAGCCGATCCAGATCCCATTCTCACTCTCATAGGAGACGATCTCGAAGTAGGTCATATACACCAGAATACCGGCGTCGAAGGAGCCGAAGTCATTCTCCAATGTCTAACCGGAGAAGACATACAGGCAGCAGG GCAAATCCAGATCCCAACACTTGTCTTGGAGTGTTTGGCCTCAGTTTGTATACAACAGAGAGAGATCTTCGTGAAGTATTTTCTCGATATGGACCATTGAGTGGTGTCAATGTGGTTTATGATCAGCGAACTGGACGATCACGAGGATTTGCTTTTGTCTATTTTGAAAGAATAGATGACTCAAAGGag GCTATGGAAAGGGCAAATGGAATGGAGCTGGATGGCAGAAGAATTCGTGTGGACTATTCTATCACCAAGAGAGCACACACCCCTACACCAGGCATCTACATGGGCAGACCAACTCA tggtggtggtggaggcggAGGCGGTGGTGGAGGCGGAGGAGGCGGCAGACGTCGAGATTCTTACTATGAAAGAGGATATGAGCGTGGTTATGACAGATATGAAGACTACGAGTACCGATACAG AAGAAGATCACCTTCTCCTTACTATAGCCGATACAGATCACGATCAAGATCTCGTTCCTACAGCCCAA gaCGCTATTGA